In Coffea arabica cultivar ET-39 chromosome 9e, Coffea Arabica ET-39 HiFi, whole genome shotgun sequence, the genomic window TGACAAGAACGATAACACCTTGCAAATGCCGTGTCTGCACCATCAAATCCACTTCATTCTCACTGTCTACAACAATTTTGTGTCTATGCTGATCATTTCTGAATAGCTCCACCAACAAAACAAGAATTCTCAATTTGATATCAACTTATTTTGCTCACTTCTTTTTTTCAGACCTATAGGCAACCCCGTACAAGGGTTGCAAATGTCTAGATAGCTCATATTTGGATAAAGTAATATAAGAGGCCATGTCAGTACAGACTATATAAATATTAGTATCACATGAGAAATAGAATATATGAATTATTCGAAGTAGAATCAGCTTTGTTGTCTCCTTACTGTCAAAAAACATTAAAGCCGGAATGAAAGAAATGATTTTTCCGATCCAACAATTGGAGAGGTAAGAAAtaccttccaaaatacaagatttTATATCTTTTTCTCGTTTTCTTACTgaaaagttttatttttatcttttatttctttatgtAGATcacaaaattagtaaaagtgcACATATTCCAACATTAAAACTCTAAAAGATATTATATATGAGAAGAAACCCTCTGGGGAGTGTTTGGATGCAAGCATAATTATTTTGCCATCTGCCAGCACTAAATAACCGAGAAATTAATTTTGGTTAAGACATGAGAGGCGCGAAAATTCACGTTTACAAGAACTCATCAGCCTGAGGTCTTATACGACGTTATCTAGCTAGTCTTGGAGTGAAAAATCACATTTGGCAAATGTTGCACCAAATTGGCTTATGCTACATTGCAACTCATATCTAGAACAAAGAGGAAACCCACAACAATAGGGATTACAACACGCACAACCATGCACTAAAGTGATAAGAGTCGTTTGCAACAGAAAGCCATTTACAAGGAGATGTAAAACCTCTTTAGTCGTTACATAAAACTTACATGGAAAGGTGGGGCATAACATTCCCGAACTTCAGTAGTTGGAAAGTTTTAGAACCCGGCTTCACGACCTTGACTCTCTTCCTATTGACTTCCAAAATTCTTCTTTCCAAATTTGTAGAAATTCTTTTGTGTCAATTACACTCTGTAACGATAAGGTTCATAGTGCCTTTGACACACAATAACAAGTGAACTTGGtgttactattattattatcatttttatttgtaagtgGTAAATTTTCTCGGCTAAAGTGCTAAAAGGTGGTAATTTTAAAAATGGACCAACCATATTTTTTATGTTCTTTGTTACATAGATGGTAATTTTTATGTGCTCTTTCATTAGGCCCCAACACGAAATACCCAAATCTGAGATTCAAAGAAAATACATCAGttgttaaatatataattacatAATATAGCATTGGATTTTTGTTAAACTTTTTATAATGTAGTTCGGATAGACGCAAAAATTTTAATACTTCCCATTAATGATTAACTCTTATTTGCTCACCCATTCTATGGAAATAATGAAAAAGGGGATTCTGATCGCAGATACAAACTATCAAGCCACAAAATTAAAGAAGTCTAGATTAAgccgttccttttttttttttcatttcaaccTAACCTATATTAACGCTCGGGCGCCTTTAGAAggacaaatatatatatattctttgaATAATATGATATGTTAAGTCACCCAAAATGTAAACCAATTTTTAACTCCGAAGcaaacaaaaagaaacttaTAGGATTCCCAAAATTGAACATAGATAAAAATCTTAATGTAAATTACTTAACTACATATAATAACTTATCATCTGAAAAATGATATAATTAAACTAGAACCTCTTGAATGAAGCAAGACACAAAAAGTGGTAGCTAATTAAGAATTACGAAATAGTGCAAGCATTAGGATTTTCATCACTAAAAAGTGTTTCATATGCATTtcctaaaaaataaaagaacaggTAGAATAGGCTTTATGACTATCAAGCTTGACATGTCCAAAGCTTATGACAGAGTGGAGTGGCAATTTCTAGGAAGAATCATGTTAAAAATGGGTTTTTGTCCCATTTGGGTTAGATGGATTATGAATTGCCTCTCTACTGTATTCTACTCCTTTAACCTTAATGGTGAAAAAGTAGGATATGTCCAACCTAAGAGGGGTATTAGGCAGGGAGACCCGTTATCCccttacttatttttgtttgttgcAGAGGCACTTTCAAACTTGATAAACAAAGCTGCTGCAAACAAGTGGTGGGCAGGTATTCAAGTGGGGAGAAAATGTCCTCCCATCACACATCTTTTTTTCGTAGATGATGCTTTGCTGTGCTGCAAGGCCTCAAACCAAGAAGCTTGGAAGGTTAAAGAGATGTTGAACAAATATGCAAGAGCATCTGGACAACTAGTCAACTTTGAAAAGTCTGCTATCTACTACAGCAGAAACACTGACCTGGACATCAGACAGGAAGTATGCAGCATACTTGGAAACCTAAGAGAAACAGCCAGTGGGAAGTATCTTGGTCTCCCAATGGTGATAGGAAGAACAAAGAATCAGGTGTTTGGGGAAGTGAAAGGAAGTGTAACACAGAAACTACAAGGTTGGAAAAGGACTTTGCTGAGCTTAGCTAGGAAAGAAGTACTGCTGAAATCTGTGATAATGGCCCTCCCAAATTACACAATGTCTTGCTCTAGAATCCCAAAAGGAATGTGCATAGACATTAGTAAACAAATGGCAAGATTTTGGTGGGGGGCGGATGAGCATCAAAGGAAAATACATTGGACTAAATTGAGTGCACTTACTGAGGTTAAAGGAAAGGGAGGATTAGGCTTCAGGGACCTGGAAATGTTCAACACAACCTTGCTAGCAAAGCAACTGTGGAGAATCATTGATCAGCCTAACAGACTTGTCAGTAGAGTTATGAGAGCAAAATACATGAAAAGAGAACAGGACTGGATGAGGCAAGCTTCTACATCAGCATCATACCTATAGAAGagcctactgagtgcaagattcCTTTTGATAAATGGCATAAGAAAACAAGTTGGGGATGGGAGTACTATCAAGGTGTGGCAAGACAGATGGATACTAGATTCAAGAGATGGTAGAGTGGAACAAGTTAATGCAGCAAATAGGGACGTCCAATACGTCAAAGATTTGATTAAGTAAGGACAATGGGATAAGGTGTTACTGAATAAAATCTTTAGTAGAGAGATGGCCCAAAAGATTGCAAAAATACCACTCAGTATATACCAAAGAAAAGACAGGCTAATTTGGAACCATTCCAGGAATGGAGAGTACACAGTGAGATCAGGTTATGCACTAGCAAAGGAAATGGAGGCTCAGGCAACAAAATCAGTGCAAAGCAAGGAGCAGACAAGTAGCCATAACAGGAAGGAAAGTTTGTGGAAAAAAGTGTGGGGAACAAATGTTAAACACAAATTGAAACACTTTATTTGGAAATGTCTGTAAAACTGTATTCCAGTCAAAGATTTGGTGCACAGAAGAACAGGAAAGGGGGACAACATATGCACAAGCTGTGGGGATGGAATTGAAACTCTAGAGCATATGTTTTTTGAATGTGACTATGCTAAGAAGATTTGGAAACTCAGTCCAATCAGCTGGGATGGACTAATAGACTTGCAAGCTTGTTTCTGGAGATGGTGGGAAGGACTCTTAGAAGCAACTCAAAGAGTCAATGGTAAGGAACATATAGAACTAACAATTAATATCCTCTGGCAAATCTGGAAAGCAAGGAACAAGGTCATTTTTGACAATGCAAAAGTGAAGGAAATCACAATTGTAAGGAAAGCTCAGAATGGATGGAATTCAAGGAAGCTGTGGAATTAGAAGGCAGAGCTAGCATTGCTGAAGCAAACCCCAATCAGCATGTTAGAAGATGGAAGCCTCCAATAGAAGGTGTGTACAAGATAAACACTGATGCTGCAATTTCAGTACAGATGATCAGAACTGGTAAAGGAATTGTTGCTAGGAACTAGAAAGGAGAGATCATGAAAGTGTGGGCCATAATGGAGGAGAAATTGGGGGAACCATAACTAGAGGAGGCTACGGCAATCAGAGCAGCAATGCAACTAGGAAAAGAAGCAGGCTGGAGGAAGATTGAAATACAATCAGACTACAAAAGTGTGATAGACTGCATCCTAACAGTCTCATGCAACAACTGCAACTATGCTGTGATATTGGAGGATATACAAAAGTTGAGGGAGTTTTTTGATCAATGCTTTTTCTCCTTTACACATAGGGAAGGAAATGAAGTATGTCATAggctagcaaaattcattttttttaatccaaataaaAACGCTTTATTGAACTTGAGAGCAAGCGAAAGAAAGCATACAACGCTCATCCACCCCACCTCCTACGAAAATTAGGAAACCCTACGCGCTCCAAAGCCAGTTCCCCCTGAACATTACAAGGCAAAGCAGAAAGGCTAGTAAAGACCCTCTCCTGCTCCGAATCCGCTCCCATGTTAGCTAGGCAATCAGCAGGCTTGTTTGCCTCTCGATAGCAATGCGTGATCTCCGTGAAGTACGGCTTATAGTTGATCAACTCAGACATCTCTTGTTGGAGTCGCCACGGGCAGCTTTGACTTCATTGCAGAATCCGCACCAAGCTGAGCGAATCCGACTCGATATGCAACCCATGCAAACCCTGAGCGACACATAACCGCACCCCAAACAGTATTGCCCTGAGCTCCGCATGCAAACTCGTCAAGGAACCAAAGAAACAAGAATAGCCGAAAATGAGTTTCCCGTCCCTATCACGCACCACACATCCACCTCCACTAATTCCCGGATTCCCTCTAGAGCATCCATCTGAATTCAATTTATACCCTCCTGTAGGAGCCACCCATGCCACCTGAATAATAGAAACCCTCCGCCTCATACCCACCAATGCCGAGTGAAAAGCATCCCATGACCCAAAAGAGCCATCTATCTTCGGGAAACGGCAATGAAATAAAGCACAGAATTGTAGAAATACCTGACGCACCACCTCCGTACTCACCACTCTCCTCCCCTCAAATACCCCTGTGTTTCGCGCTTTCCACAACTCCCAACAGACCAGCATTGGGAGTAACCGATATACGAACTTGAGGTACACATTATGTCCCCGGCGCAACCACCACCGTACAACCAGATGACACACCGTGAAAACCCTAGCCAACTCCCCCTGACATTCCTCAAAGCTAGCCCAAACAGCCTTTGCTAATTCCCCCGTGCAGAAGGTGTGCTGGATCCCTTCCTCACCCGGCTTAGAGCAACACCGACACCTAGACGGGCCTTGAACCCCAAATCTCCGTAGCATGTCCATAAGGGGAAGGCGCGACCGCAACAGCCGgagcatgaagaaggaaatcttgAGAGGGCAACCCTGCAGCCAAACTTTTGAAGCAACCCAAGAACAAGTAGCCGACTTTGTAACAACGGAGTAAGCCGAGGCTACCGAGAACGCCCCATCAGCCGTTGACGCCCAAACCATCCTATCCGCACCTTTAGAGGCCCGTGGAGATACCTGCACCACTTGCCTCACCAGCTCCAGCGCCAATATCTGATTAAGGAGTCGCCAGTTCCATTGTGCCTGAAAGACAAGATCCGCCACCCTATGCTCATGAAAAATATCTACCCGATGGCACAACGCTCCTGTACCCATCCAATTATCATGCCAGAAATCCATGGAACCCTCACCAAGGACCCAGCCGATATGCTCCTCCGCCAAATCCTGAACTGACCTCAATCTCCGCCAAGTGTAGGACTGTGAAGAGACCTCTTCTGCCAAACAAGGATGCACTCCTTTACAATATTTCGCTGACAGAAATTGCGCCCATAGCGACCTTTGCTGCCGAAAATTCCACCAAAGCTTAATGGAGAGTGCGTCATACACCTCAGCAATACTACGAAATCCGACCCCACCTGCCTCCGGAGGCCGGCATAGCTCCCCCCAACTTATCCACTGCCACATAGGACCAATCTCTGATGAGCCC contains:
- the LOC140014650 gene encoding uncharacterized protein — translated: MAQKIAKIPLSIYQRKDRLIWNHSRNGEYTVRSGYALAKEMEAQATKSVQSKEQTSSHNRKEIKDLVHRRTGKGDNICTSCGDGIETLEHMFFECDYAKKIWKLSPISWDGLIDLQACFWRWWEGLLEATQRVNGKEHIELTINILWQIWKARNKVIFDNAKVKEITIVRKAQNGWNSRKLWN